The Mesoterricola silvestris sequence GCGTCGTGGCCGTAGTCCTCCAGGGCGGTCACCTCCCGCAGCGCGGGCTTGACGGCATCCACGAGGTACTTGGCCACGGCCGCCTCGTCGAAGGAGGCGGGGGCCTTGAGGAGGAAGCGGGTGGTCTCGGCCATTTCCACGAGGGTGGCGCGGTTCTTGTTGCAGCCGATGGCCAGGGCCTTCCATTCGTCGGGCTTGGCGTCCCAGGCGGCCTCCAGTCCCAGCCTCGCCCACTGCCAGCGCAGGTGCGGGGCGATCTCCGTCCAGTCCAGGCGCTGGATGAACTTCTGGTTGATCCACTTGAGCTTGTCGATGTCGAAGACGGCGGCCGCCTTCTGGATCTCCCCCAGGTCGAAGTTCTCCATGAGCTGCTGGTCCGTGAGCAGCTCCTCCTCGACGCTTTCCGCGGCCTTGCCGTCCACCTTGGGGGTCCACCCCAGCTTGGCCAGGCACAGGCGCACCGCCACCGGCAGGAAGCCGTCGTCCCGGAACTCGGTGATGCTGGCGGCCCCGTGGCGCTTGCTGAGCTTCTGCTTGTCCTTGCCCAGGATCATGGGCACGTGGGCGAAGGCCGGAAGCTCGTAGCCCAGGGCGCGGTACAGCGCGATCTGCTTGGGGGTGTTGGCCACGTGATCGTCGCCCCGCACCACGTGGGTGACGCCCATGTCCACGTCATCCACCACCACGCAGAAATTGTAGGTGGGGGTGCCGTCCTGCCGGGCGATGATCCAGTCGTCCAGGCTCGAGGCGGGCACGGCGATGCGGCCCTTCACCAGGTCCTCCAGCACGATCTCCCCCGAATCCGGCATGCGCAGGCGGATGGCGCAGGGCACGGAGCCGTCCAGGTGCTTGTCCCGGCAGCGGCCGTCGTACATGAAGGGGCGCCCCTCCGCATCGGCCTGCTTGCGGCGGGCGTCCAGGTCCTCCCGGCTGCATTCGCAGCGGTAGGCCAGGCCCGCCTCCAGGAGCTGGGCGATCTTGGCGCGGTAGAGGTCCATGCGCAGCATCTGGCGGTAGGGCCCGTGGGGGCCCCGGTAGGCGTTGGGGTCCCCGGGGACGGGACCCTCGTCCCAGTCCAGGCCCACCCAGTCCATGCCCTCCTCGATGATGCGGATATTGTCGTCGGTGCTCCGGGTGAGGTCGGTGTCCTCCACCCGAAGAATGAAAGTTCCATGATGCCGGCGGGCATAGAGCCAGCAGAACAGGGCGGTGCGGACCCCCCCGATGTGGAGCATGCCGGTGGGGCTGGGAGCGAAACGGGTTACGACGGGTTTTTGCATCTAGACCTCGGGCCTGAACCTTATAGTTTGCCCGATGCGGCCGGATCTCCCAAATCCTACTTGAGGTACAGCTTCAGGCGTATCTCCACGGGGCCGGAGCTGCTGAAGAGGCTGCGGTCCAGGACCACGGGCACCTCCACGACGCTGGTGCTGGGGTGGGCCCCGGGTTCCCCGGTGGGCATCCCGCCCCCTTCGGTCACCGGCAGCTCCTCGATTTCCTCGAGCAGTTCTCCGGCTCCCAACTCTTCCACTTCCAAGGGCATACGCTCCTTGGCGGCCTCGGCGCGCGCGCTGGGGCGGGCGGGGAACATCTCGGGCTGGGCCTCGGCCGGGGCGCCCCCGCCGTACTTCTCCGTGAGGTGCTTGAGGACCAGCCTTGCGACCCCGGACAGGGTTTCCCGGACCCCCTGGCCCCGGGTGGCGCAGGCCTCGAAGGTGGGCACCCCGAAGCGGTTGATCTCCCGGTTCAGCACCTCCGTGGGCAGGGCATTGGGGGTGTCCCGCTTATTGAACTGGATGACGTGCGGGAGCTTCTCCAGCTCGGAGCCCTGTTCGCGCAGGTTGTCGATGAGGTTCTGGAAGCTCTCCTTGTTCCCTTCCAGGGCCTGGGCCTGGGAATCGGCCACGAACACCACGGCGTCGGCCCCCCGCAGCACCAGCTTGCGGGTGGCGTCGTAGAAGACCTGGCCCGGCACGGTGTAGAGCTGGATGCGGGTCTTCATGCCCCGGATCGTGCCCAGTTCGATGGGCAGGAAATCGAAGAAGAGGGTCCGGTCCGTCTGGGTGGCCAGGCTGAGCATCTTCCCCCGGCCGTCCTGGGGAAGGGAATCATACACATGCTGGAGGTTGGTGGTCTTGCCGCAGAGGCCGGGGCCATAGTAGACGATCTTGGCGGTCAGCTCTTTGGTGGCTGCGTTGAAAAGGACCATGCGGCCTCCACGGGGGAGAAGGGATGCCAGATTGGCTGAGTTAATGGGTCGAGGTCAAGGTTGAACCCCGGTTCGGGCAAATTACCTGGCTCCCGGGGGGTTGACTGTTTGCATAACCCATTGGACACCACTAGACTGCTCAAGAGATCCAGAAAATAAAGGGGAGACCATGGCAAAACTGCTCGTTCAAGAGAGTAATGGAGCCCGCGAATTCGAACTGGTCGACAACGAGGTGAACATCGGCCGGGAACTGGACAACACGCTCCGGCTGGCGGACCCCAGCATTTCCCGGCATCACGCGGTCCTGCGCCGGACCGCCACGGGCTACGAGGTCCAGGACCTGGGGAGCAGCAATGGGGTCCTCATAAACGGGGTGAAGGTGGAAACCGGCGCCCTGAAGGACGGCGACCGCATCACCCTGGGCCAGATGCAGCTCACCTTCGTGGACCCCCAGCCCGCCGAGGCCATGAACCCCCTGGGCACCGTCCGCATGAGCCTGGATGAAATGGCCAAGATCCAGGGCGGCCCCCCGGAGCCCCCCCCCATCGCCCTGGCGGCTGCCGCTCCCATGCCGCCCCCGGCCCCCGTTCCGCCGGCCCCCGTTCCGCCGCCCCCCAGGCCCCAGGCCCCCCAGGCCGCCCCCGGCGACAACCCCGCTCCGGCCTTCCTGCAACCCTACCTGCCCGAAATCCCCGACGACGCCCAGCCCCTCATCGCCGGCGGAGCCATCGAGCGTGGCGACTTCGGCACCCGGTTCGTGGCCTGGCTCATCGACGGCTGCATCGGCGTCCTGGTCGCCATCCTCTTCATCGTCGCCGTGGCCGTGCTGGGGGCCGTGTCCCACGGCCTGGGCCTGGCCCTGGGCTGCCTCCTCTATCCGCTCGTCAGCCTGGGCTACCTCGTCTTCATGCTGTGGTGCATGGTCAAGTTCCGGGCCACCCTGGGCAAGAAGATCATGAAGCTGCGGGTGGTCCCCGAAGCCAACCCCACCGGCAACATCGACTGGGGCCAGGCCATCCTGCGCCTCGTCGGCCACGTCGTGAGCAGCTTCCTCTTCTACCTCCCCTACCTCCTCATCCTCGGCGCCGACCGCAAAGGCTTCCAGGACATGTTCTCGGGTTCCATCGTAATCAAGGTCGACCGCTAGGGAACGTACGGGTTCCAGACCTTCGTCAGGGATTCGCTGACGCAGGCAAGCTGCGTCAGCGAAAAGCTCGCGGCACGGGGTTGAGGAGGAGTGTTGCCACGCTCCGGCTTCGATGAGCCTTGCGTCCATTCCGAAGCCAAGAGGCTCCCCATCCGGGCCTATGCCCCGTCGATCCGCTTCAAGTTTCCCCGCACGTAGCCCCTTTCGCGCCGACGTTGATCGCCTCAAGCGAAAGCCGCATCGACCCAGACCCCGTGCACGACGCCAACCGATCAGCGTCGGCGCCGACCCACCCCCCTCCCGCCCCACTCGAAGCGCCCCGCCGACCCCCTAGGCCCCTCCGGAAAGCCCCCCCCACCCCACCCCCAACGCCCATCGAAGCCGGAGCGTGCCAACACTCCCCTCAACCCCGTGTCGCGAGCTTTTCGCTGACGCAGCTTGTCTGCGGCAGCGAATCCCTGACGAAGGTCCGGAACACATGCGCCCCCACTCCGACCAGGGATTTCATCACAATTGTCCATTCCGGCCCCCAGGGGTGGGGTTTAGGCTTACTTTGGAATATTGAATCCGTTCGCGTTGCCTCCGGCCCCAGACAGGAGCATCCATGCCCAAGCTGAACAATGTCCTCGCCGTGATTCTCGGAGGGGGCCGCGGCGCGCGGCTCTACCCGCTCACGAAGATGCGGTCCAAGCCCGCCGTGCCCATCGCCGGGAAGTACCGGCTCATCGATATCCCCTTGAGCAATTGCATCAACTCGGGCATCTTCCGCATGCACGTGCTCACCCAGTTCAATTCGGTCTCGCTGCACCGGCACATTTCCGAGAGCTACAAGTTCGACGTGTTCCACACGGGGTGGGTGCAGGTGCTGGCGGCGGAGCAGACGCCCACCAGCGAAGGCTGGTACCAGGGCACGGCAGACGCCATCCGCAAGCAGCTGTTCCAGATCCAGGTGGTGGGCGCCGAGCACGTGCTCATCCTGGCCGGGGACCACCTCTACCGCATGGACTACGCCCCCATGGTGGCCCACCACATCGCCAAGGGCGCGGACATCACCGTGGCGGTGCAGCCCGTGGCCAAGGACGAGGCGGACCGCTTCGGGCTCCTCAAGCGGACCCCCGACGGCCGGATCGTGAACTTCGTGGAGAAGCCCAAGACCCCCGAGGCCCAGGCGGAAATGGTCAGCCGGGAGGATCCGGAGCGGCCCTTCCTGGGCTCCATGGGCATCTACCTGTTCAGGACCGAGGTGCTGGTGGACCTTCTCACCAGCCACCCGGATTTCGACGATTTCGGCCACCACGTCATCCCCTTCGCCATCAGCCGCATGAACGTCTCCGGCTTCGACTTCGACGGCTACTGGCAGGACATCGGCACCATCCGCTCCTTCTACGACGTGAACCTGGAGCTGACCCGCCCCAACCCCGCGTTCGACCTCTACGACGCCCACCGGCCCATCTACACCCACTCCCGGTTCCTGCCGGGCTCCATCTGCTCGGACACGCGGCTCAAGGACGTCCTCCTCTGCGAGGGCTGCGTCATCGAGGGGGGCGGGGAGATCACCCACTCCATCGTCGGCGTGCGCAGCCAGATCGGCCCCCGCACCCGCATCCTGGACAGCATCGTCATGGGCGCCGACTACTACGAGCGCACGAACTCGGGAAGCCCGCTGGGCCTCGGCCCCGACTGCCACATCGAGGGCGCCATCCTGGACAAGAACGTGAGCCTGGGCGCGGGGGTGGTCATCAGGCCCTTCCCCCGGGGCACCGAACGGGACGCGGGCGACTACGTGGTGCAGGACGGCATCGTCGTCGTGCCCAAGAACACCGTCCTGGCCGCGGGCACCCACATCGGGCCGGAATCCTGAGCGGCGGAGCCCCCATGCCCTGTCCCTTCCGCGGGGGCGGCCGGGGTCTGCTGGCCTCCGGCTTTGGGCTTGCCCTGCCCCTGGGGAACACGATGCGGTTCTACCGCCGGAAGCAGGCGGGCTGAACCGGGGCTATAGGGTCGGGTACGGCGAATGGCCGGAACCCCCAGGGGTTCCGGCCATTCCCGCGCCTATCCCTTCCCTTCGATCAGAACGGGATGTCGTCGTCGTACACCTGCCCGCCCGCAGAGGCGGGAGCGGGGGCGCCGGTGGGCTCGTAGTCGTCCGCGCCGCCACCGGAAGGCCGGCCGCCGCCGTCCTCCATGCGGCCCAGCATCACGAAGTTGTCGCAGCGGATATCGCAGGCGGTCTTCTTGACGCCAGCCTGGTCGGTGTACTCCCGGTACTGGATGCGGCCCTCGATGAGGACCTGCTTGCCCTTGCGCAGGTACTTCTCGGCGATTTCCGCCTGCTTGCCCCACACGACGATATTGTGCCACTCGGTCTTGGTCTGCTTCTCGCCCTGGGGGTTCTTCCAGGTTTCCGTGGTGGCCACGGAGAAGCGCGCCAGGGCCTGGCCCGAAGGCGTCATCTTGAGCTCGGGATCCCGGCCCAGGTTGCCGATCAGCATGACCTTGTTCAACGATCCGGACATGATCTTCCTCCTTTGAAGTGGCGGAGCTCTCCGCCTCACCGATTGCCTCAGTCCGTCTGAGCTGGTGGTAGGGTGACAATCATGATACCGGGAGTCGTCGTGTCAAGCCTTCTCATAACCTGCAGGAACAAGTCATCCGTAGGCCGCCATTACGTTCCGGCGGTGCGGGCGGGAGGCTGGGAAGGCGGGATCCTCCTGGTGGCCCCGGGGGACCCGGTCCCCCCCCTGGAGGAGGTCCGGGGGGTGCTCCTCACGGGCGGGGACGACATCCACCCCTCCAACTGGGACCCGGCGGAACCGGTGCACCCCGAGGCCGGACCGGACCCGGACCGGGACGCCCTGGAGATCCCCCTGGCGCGCCGGGCCTGGGACCTGGGCCTGCCCATCCTGGGCATCTGCCGCGGGGAGCAGCTGCTCAACGTGGCCCTGGGGGGCAGCCTCGTGCAGGACATCCCCGACCACTACGGCTGCGAACCGGAACGGCACCAGGTGGGCTCCTCCAGCCTCCCGCCCCAGCTGGCCCACTGGGTGATCGTGGACCCCGGCTCCCGCCTGCGGACCCTGGTGGGGGCGGAGGCGGTGGAGGTGAACAGCCGCCACCACCAGGCCGTGATGCGCCTGGCCCCGGGCCTGCGGGCCGTGGCCTGGCACGGCACGGCCCGGGAGGGCCGGCCCCTGGTGGAGGGGGTGGAGGCCGCGGACGCCTCCCGGTGGGTGGTGGCCGTGCAGTGGCACCCCGAGAACCTGGTGGCCATGGACCACGCCGCCGCCCGGAGCGCCCTGGGGATCTTCCGGGGCTTCGCCGCGGCGCTCCGGGAGCGGTCTTGACCCTCAGCCCCCTGCCCATCGATCCCTTCCTGCCGGCGATCCTCCGGGCGCTGGGGGAGCGGGGCTGCCTGGTGCTGGGCGCCGAGCCCGGGGCGGGCAAGACCACCCGCGTGCCCCGGGCCCTCCTGGATGCCGGGATGCTGGACGCGGGCGAGTGCTGGGTGCTGGAGCCCCGGCGCCTCGCGGCGCGGCTCGCCGCGGCGCGGGTGGCCGCGGAGCTGGGCGAACCCCTGGGCGGGGCCGTGGGCTACGCGGTGCGCTTCGAGCAGAAGGCCTCCCGCGCCACCCGGGTGCGCTTCGTCACCGAGGGCCTGCTGCTGCGCAGGCTCCAGGACGACCCCGCCCTGCGGGGCATCTCCACCGTGCTCCTGGACGAATTCCACGAGCGCCACCTCCAGACGGACCTGGCCATCACCCTCCTGCGCCGCCTGCGCGCGGGGGCGCGCCCCGATCTGCGCCTGGGCGTCATGAGCGCCACCCTGGACCCCGGCCCCATCGCGGCCTTCCTCGGCGCCCCCGCCCTGGCCTGTGCCGGCCGCCAGTGGCCCGTGGAGATCCGGCACGCGCAGCGGCCCGATTCCGCCCCCCTGGAGGAGCAGGTGGCCTCCGCCGTGGACCGGCTCTACCGCGACGGGCTCAAGGGCCACACCCTGGTGTTCCTGCCCGGCGCCGCGGAGATCCGGCGCTGCCTGCGCAGTTGCGCCCGGGCCGCCCAGGCCCATGGCCTGCGGCTCCTGCCCCTGCACGGGAGCCTGTCCTTCGAGGCCCAGCAGGAGGCGGTGGCCCCCAGCGAAGCCTTCAAGGTCATCCTCAGCACCAATGTGGCCGAGAGTTCC is a genomic window containing:
- the gltX gene encoding glutamate--tRNA ligase is translated as MQKPVVTRFAPSPTGMLHIGGVRTALFCWLYARRHHGTFILRVEDTDLTRSTDDNIRIIEEGMDWVGLDWDEGPVPGDPNAYRGPHGPYRQMLRMDLYRAKIAQLLEAGLAYRCECSREDLDARRKQADAEGRPFMYDGRCRDKHLDGSVPCAIRLRMPDSGEIVLEDLVKGRIAVPASSLDDWIIARQDGTPTYNFCVVVDDVDMGVTHVVRGDDHVANTPKQIALYRALGYELPAFAHVPMILGKDKQKLSKRHGAASITEFRDDGFLPVAVRLCLAKLGWTPKVDGKAAESVEEELLTDQQLMENFDLGEIQKAAAVFDIDKLKWINQKFIQRLDWTEIAPHLRWQWARLGLEAAWDAKPDEWKALAIGCNKNRATLVEMAETTRFLLKAPASFDEAAVAKYLVDAVKPALREVTALEDYGHDALKAGVDAILARHGLKLKDLAQALRVAFTGGVVSPPIFDTMALLGREDVCARLEKWI
- a CDS encoding FHA domain-containing protein, with the protein product MAKLLVQESNGAREFELVDNEVNIGRELDNTLRLADPSISRHHAVLRRTATGYEVQDLGSSNGVLINGVKVETGALKDGDRITLGQMQLTFVDPQPAEAMNPLGTVRMSLDEMAKIQGGPPEPPPIALAAAAPMPPPAPVPPAPVPPPPRPQAPQAAPGDNPAPAFLQPYLPEIPDDAQPLIAGGAIERGDFGTRFVAWLIDGCIGVLVAILFIVAVAVLGAVSHGLGLALGCLLYPLVSLGYLVFMLWCMVKFRATLGKKIMKLRVVPEANPTGNIDWGQAILRLVGHVVSSFLFYLPYLLILGADRKGFQDMFSGSIVIKVDR
- a CDS encoding glucose-1-phosphate adenylyltransferase, with amino-acid sequence MPKLNNVLAVILGGGRGARLYPLTKMRSKPAVPIAGKYRLIDIPLSNCINSGIFRMHVLTQFNSVSLHRHISESYKFDVFHTGWVQVLAAEQTPTSEGWYQGTADAIRKQLFQIQVVGAEHVLILAGDHLYRMDYAPMVAHHIAKGADITVAVQPVAKDEADRFGLLKRTPDGRIVNFVEKPKTPEAQAEMVSREDPERPFLGSMGIYLFRTEVLVDLLTSHPDFDDFGHHVIPFAISRMNVSGFDFDGYWQDIGTIRSFYDVNLELTRPNPAFDLYDAHRPIYTHSRFLPGSICSDTRLKDVLLCEGCVIEGGGEITHSIVGVRSQIGPRTRILDSIVMGADYYERTNSGSPLGLGPDCHIEGAILDKNVSLGAGVVIRPFPRGTERDAGDYVVQDGIVVVPKNTVLAAGTHIGPES
- a CDS encoding single-stranded DNA-binding protein, with product MSGSLNKVMLIGNLGRDPELKMTPSGQALARFSVATTETWKNPQGEKQTKTEWHNIVVWGKQAEIAEKYLRKGKQVLIEGRIQYREYTDQAGVKKTACDIRCDNFVMLGRMEDGGGRPSGGGADDYEPTGAPAPASAGGQVYDDDIPF
- a CDS encoding gamma-glutamyl-gamma-aminobutyrate hydrolase family protein, which codes for MSSLLITCRNKSSVGRHYVPAVRAGGWEGGILLVAPGDPVPPLEEVRGVLLTGGDDIHPSNWDPAEPVHPEAGPDPDRDALEIPLARRAWDLGLPILGICRGEQLLNVALGGSLVQDIPDHYGCEPERHQVGSSSLPPQLAHWVIVDPGSRLRTLVGAEAVEVNSRHHQAVMRLAPGLRAVAWHGTAREGRPLVEGVEAADASRWVVAVQWHPENLVAMDHAAARSALGIFRGFAAALRERS